CGTCAGGTCAACGTCGAGGTGATGCACACCGCGGGAGAAGACGTCCTCGCCTCTCAATACAAGTCCAGGTACGTCCTGGGTCTTCACCGGCTGTGCAGCATCGAGGTACTCGGGGTATCCGCGGTACCACTGTCGCGGCTCTGGATCGTCCACGGTCCGGACGACGGCGAGCGGCCCCGTGGCCCTGCCGGTCCGAGACCAGCGCCATCGAATCACGACGCGAAATGTGTCAACGCCGAGCAGCGTGCTGTCGCATGCCATCGTCCACCAGTCAGAGCCGCGCTGATTGATATTCTTACCGAGCCAGTTCATTCCCGGCGTCGTGGTCGCGTCGATGCGGCTGAGAGCATTGCCTACCGAACCACAAAGCAGGCTGTCTCGTTCAGCATCCGTGCTCCACGGCATGAGCGAGGCGACCTTCGTCGTGGAGCCAGCCTGGCGCGGCGGGAGCAACTTGCGTTCGAACACCAGCACGTCATTCGCAGGTCGCTCCGAAGCGCAAAGCGTCGTACTCGAGGCGCACGAGAATGCCGCCAGAGCGATTGCGACGATCACGGCCGTCCTCTTGAGTTCGACAGCTGAGGCGACACCTGGCGGATTCACGGCGCCTCCCCATACTGCTTCGTCTTCGCCATCTCGAACAGCAGCGTCACCGCCGGCGTCTTCGCGACCGGCCGGTGCTCGAGGCCTGCGGGCACCACGAAGAACTCGCCCGGCTTCAAGTGCACCGTGCCGTTCTTGGTCTCCAAGTCGAACTCGCCCTCGTAGGCCATGAACATCTCGTCCTCGGCGTGGCGATGCCAGGGGAACTCGCCATGCATCAGCGCCATGCGGACGACCGAGTCATTCACGCGCGCGATCTCGATCGGCTTCCAGGGCTCGGTGAGCGTCGCGCGATGACGCGCGAGCGACTCGGCGGCGAGCGCATCGTTCATGACGTCACGCACTCG
This region of Candidatus Eisenbacteria bacterium genomic DNA includes:
- a CDS encoding cupin domain-containing protein — translated: MNDALAAESLARHRATLTEPWKPIEIARVNDSVVRMALMHGEFPWHRHAEDEMFMAYEGEFDLETKNGTVHLKPGEFFVVPAGLEHRPVAKTPAVTLLFEMAKTKQYGEAP